In the Verrucomicrobiia bacterium genome, one interval contains:
- a CDS encoding NAD(P)H-dependent oxidoreductase, whose translation MIHIIIITASNRPGRFGVKPTEWVLQTAKARFGNKAEFSVVDVAELALPFLDEPTPALYDRYENKHTKAWAKTIAEADGFIIVTPEYNHSFPAPLKNAIDYLWKEWNHKPVSFVSYGSSAGGVRAVEHLRGVAVQVKLFALFEHVLIPNYWTQVNEAGDFTPDDKQNADLNKALEEITFWAEKLKAIRTDLSRLSRS comes from the coding sequence ATGATTCATATTATAATTATTACTGCTTCAAATCGACCCGGGCGTTTTGGCGTTAAGCCAACTGAGTGGGTGCTGCAAACCGCTAAGGCTCGATTTGGTAATAAAGCAGAGTTCTCGGTAGTGGATGTCGCCGAACTTGCCCTCCCCTTTTTGGACGAACCAACACCAGCCCTCTACGACCGCTACGAAAATAAACACACAAAAGCCTGGGCGAAAACAATTGCTGAGGCCGACGGGTTTATTATCGTCACGCCCGAATATAACCACTCATTCCCGGCACCGTTAAAAAACGCCATCGATTATCTCTGGAAAGAATGGAATCATAAGCCAGTATCGTTTGTGAGCTATGGCTCAAGTGCTGGTGGCGTACGCGCTGTTGAGCATTTGCGCGGTGTTGCAGTGCAAGTAAAATTATTTGCGTTATTTGAGCATGTCCTTATCCCTAACTACTGGACCCAAGTAAATGAAGCCGGTGATTTTACGCCCGATGACAAGCAAAACGCCGATTTAAACAAAGCATTAGAAGAAATCACTTTCTGGGCCGAGAAATTAAAGGCCATTCGCACTGATTTGTCGCGGCTATCTCGCAGCTAA
- a CDS encoding glycosyltransferase family 39 protein: MKKHAFTEFILYRYRYAIGYGLFAVALISLLAIAGVAIPGMLTEAEMNSAVKSSQLQLTAVGSIIDLPYHLLQKASIAIFGLTPIGIKLPSLLLAVFSSLGLLFLLRRWFKQNVAVLASIIAVTAGQFLIIAQHGTPLIMLFFWPTILLLLATYISARPRRTLIWKICFFAAAALSLYTPLSLYVLIAVFFAVIFHPHLRFMVLHMKRWKLGLGAAVGILLLIPLFWRVSQSPEELLVLLGVPDDVSWTLIGENIQQLLGSFFGFAQPSIQGVALTPIYGFATTSLMLLGLFKLAVDHHSARTYTIGLWLLILGVVLLLQPGYIAITFVPLLLMLAIGIDTLFREWYGLFPRNPYARAAALVPLVILISGIVFTGLDRYINNYSHHPALGQYFSSDLSLIRHELKKDQPRTLWVSKSEQPFYHILTREYPKLQVVTEAPLAQASSGLIVSRAVHAGTAITTKPSKIITNHFAEQNARFFVY; this comes from the coding sequence ATGAAAAAGCATGCCTTCACCGAGTTCATTTTATACCGTTATCGTTATGCCATTGGCTATGGATTGTTCGCAGTTGCGTTGATTAGTTTGCTCGCAATTGCGGGGGTAGCCATTCCCGGAATGCTCACCGAAGCCGAGATGAATAGCGCTGTTAAAAGCAGCCAATTGCAGCTCACTGCTGTCGGCTCAATCATTGACCTTCCGTATCATCTGCTGCAAAAAGCCAGCATTGCTATTTTTGGCTTAACACCAATCGGCATTAAATTACCGTCGCTGCTTTTAGCTGTTTTTTCAAGCCTGGGGCTACTCTTTCTTCTGCGGCGTTGGTTTAAGCAAAATGTGGCTGTTCTGGCTTCGATCATCGCCGTAACAGCCGGGCAATTCCTTATTATTGCCCAACATGGCACCCCGTTAATTATGCTTTTCTTTTGGCCAACTATTTTGCTGCTGCTGGCTACCTATATTTCTGCTCGGCCACGGCGCACGCTAATATGGAAGATTTGTTTCTTTGCTGCGGCTGCACTTAGTCTTTACACACCGCTTAGTCTCTACGTATTGATAGCGGTATTCTTCGCGGTTATATTCCACCCGCATCTCAGGTTTATGGTGCTCCATATGAAGCGCTGGAAACTCGGGCTCGGGGCAGCCGTGGGAATATTGCTGCTTATACCGCTTTTCTGGCGAGTGAGCCAATCGCCTGAAGAATTACTCGTTCTGCTTGGTGTTCCAGATGATGTCAGCTGGACACTGATTGGTGAAAACATCCAACAACTGTTAGGCTCCTTCTTTGGCTTTGCGCAGCCGAGCATTCAAGGGGTCGCTCTCACGCCAATTTACGGTTTTGCCACAACTAGTCTCATGCTGCTTGGCTTGTTCAAGCTTGCGGTAGATCATCACTCCGCCCGAACGTATACTATTGGGCTATGGCTGTTAATTTTAGGCGTGGTGCTTTTACTGCAGCCAGGCTATATTGCCATTACTTTTGTACCACTGCTTCTTATGCTCGCTATCGGCATCGACACGTTATTTCGCGAATGGTATGGGCTATTTCCGCGTAACCCGTACGCACGGGCGGCCGCTTTGGTGCCGCTGGTAATTCTGATATCTGGCATTGTCTTCACCGGCCTCGATAGATATATCAATAATTATAGCCATCATCCGGCGCTTGGTCAGTATTTTAGCAGTGACTTATCGCTTATCCGGCACGAGCTTAAAAAAGACCAGCCGCGTACCTTATGGGTAAGCAAAAGTGAGCAGCCTTTTTATCACATTCTGACGCGCGAATATCCAAAGCTGCAAGTTGTGACCGAAGCGCCGCTAGCCCAAGCCAGTTCTGGACTTATCGTTTCTCGGGCGGTGCATGCCGGCACTGCCATAACGACCAAGCCATCAAAAATTATTACTAATCACTTTGCCGAGCAGAATGCCCGATTCTTTGTTTACTAA
- a CDS encoding FAD-binding oxidoreductase, whose translation MRRFHATIKLMEQLLKKLETIFKGEIAVDHSTRTTYSHDASIFELKPQAVLYPKGSKDISALVQFVNKHKTAHPDLSITARSGGTDMSGGPLSQSLVIDMTRYFSAIKEVTGTTAHVEPGVFYRDFDPVTIAHNAQLGSVPASRDICTLGGMVANNSGGERSLQYGNTENFITELKVIFADGKEYTVKPLTKPELVAKMSQGDFEGELYRKVFELIESDYDRITKARPHTSKNSMGYNLWAVWDRDTGIFDMTKLIVGSQGTLGIVTDIKFRLVPRQPHSGLLVCFMRDTDQLGELIPAIMAHKPATFEGFDDITFELGIRYFSSFRKKLGTKEFLRVQASLLPDVLKFKHNLPKLVLMVEFDGPTPGEVLKKIKKLQTALKPFDLETEIDSTEVESKKFWLIRRASFNLLRQKVKDKYAAPFIDDLAVQPRYLPKFLPELRKIIAKYKLPATIAGHFGDGNFHIIPLMSIEKPKEQAKLEPAMREVMALVLKYQGTLAGEHNDGMIRGPWLADMFGKEMMAHFKAVKTIFDDKNIFNPHKKTDALWSFSMNHIRTSAQGSLIK comes from the coding sequence ATGAGACGATTTCATGCTACCATAAAGCTTATGGAACAGCTACTTAAAAAACTGGAAACAATCTTTAAAGGCGAAATCGCGGTTGATCATTCAACCCGTACCACCTATAGTCACGATGCCAGTATTTTTGAATTAAAGCCTCAGGCGGTCTTATATCCGAAAGGGAGCAAAGACATCAGCGCGTTGGTGCAATTTGTAAATAAGCATAAAACTGCACACCCCGACTTATCAATTACCGCCCGTTCTGGCGGCACCGATATGTCTGGCGGGCCGTTGTCGCAATCACTTGTTATCGATATGACTCGCTATTTTTCGGCCATCAAGGAAGTAACCGGAACCACAGCCCATGTCGAACCAGGCGTGTTTTACCGCGATTTCGACCCAGTAACAATCGCTCATAACGCCCAGCTCGGCTCGGTACCGGCGAGCCGTGATATTTGCACGCTTGGCGGCATGGTGGCCAACAACTCTGGCGGCGAACGATCCTTGCAATACGGTAACACTGAAAATTTCATAACTGAACTCAAAGTTATTTTTGCTGACGGCAAGGAATACACCGTCAAACCGCTCACCAAGCCAGAATTAGTGGCTAAAATGTCACAAGGCGACTTTGAGGGCGAGCTGTATCGCAAAGTTTTTGAACTTATAGAATCCGACTACGACCGTATCACTAAAGCTCGACCGCATACCAGCAAAAATTCAATGGGCTACAATTTATGGGCGGTCTGGGACCGAGACACAGGTATCTTTGATATGACCAAACTCATTGTTGGTTCTCAGGGCACACTCGGCATCGTCACCGACATTAAGTTCAGGCTTGTACCGCGACAGCCGCATAGCGGCCTACTGGTCTGCTTTATGCGCGATACCGACCAACTTGGCGAACTCATCCCAGCCATAATGGCCCATAAACCGGCAACCTTTGAAGGCTTTGACGATATCACCTTTGAACTCGGCATCCGTTATTTCTCGAGCTTTCGTAAAAAACTTGGCACCAAAGAATTCCTACGGGTTCAGGCCAGCCTGCTTCCCGATGTTCTTAAATTTAAACATAACCTGCCGAAATTGGTGCTGATGGTTGAATTTGACGGTCCGACTCCAGGCGAAGTGCTTAAGAAAATCAAGAAGCTGCAAACTGCGTTGAAGCCATTTGACCTAGAAACTGAAATCGATAGTACCGAAGTTGAAAGTAAGAAATTCTGGCTTATCCGACGGGCGAGCTTTAACTTATTGCGGCAAAAGGTGAAGGATAAATACGCCGCGCCGTTCATTGATGACCTGGCAGTCCAGCCGCGATACTTGCCGAAATTCTTACCAGAACTTCGCAAAATTATTGCAAAATACAAACTGCCCGCCACGATCGCTGGCCATTTTGGCGATGGCAACTTTCATATCATTCCACTGATGAGCATCGAAAAGCCCAAAGAGCAAGCCAAACTAGAACCCGCCATGCGCGAAGTGATGGCACTGGTGCTTAAATATCAAGGGACGCTGGCGGGTGAACATAATGACGGCATGATACGCGGCCCGTGGCTCGCCGACATGTTTGGGAAGGAGATGATGGCTCACTTTAAAGCGGTAAAAACTATTTTCGACGACAAAAACATCTTCAATCCACACAAGAAAACCGATGCTTTATGGTCGTTTAGCATGAACCATATCCGTACTTCGGCTCAAGGCTCTTTGATTAAATAG
- the recR gene encoding recombination mediator RecR, producing the protein MASFALPRALVRLIEDLGKLPGVGPRTAERYAYYLLRREPRIAKDLADAIEKLHGNVKQCPKTFALINADEAISPLYTDASRDKQLVAVVEEPLDIIAIERTGQYKGTYHVLGGAISPLDGIGPEQLHIPELLQRLNDDQVKEVILATNASVEGESTALFLQRQINENVEHITISRLARGIPVGIDLEYADQITLSHALEGRRKL; encoded by the coding sequence GTGGCTTCCTTTGCGCTCCCGCGTGCTTTAGTGCGGCTGATCGAAGATCTTGGCAAGTTGCCCGGAGTCGGCCCACGTACCGCTGAACGGTACGCTTATTACTTATTGCGCCGCGAGCCGCGAATCGCTAAAGACTTAGCCGACGCAATTGAAAAGCTTCATGGTAATGTCAAGCAGTGCCCAAAAACCTTTGCCCTAATTAACGCCGACGAAGCCATCTCACCGCTGTACACCGATGCGTCGCGCGATAAACAACTTGTCGCTGTGGTCGAAGAACCGCTTGACATCATTGCTATCGAACGCACCGGCCAGTACAAAGGCACCTATCACGTACTTGGTGGCGCAATTAGCCCGCTTGATGGCATTGGGCCAGAGCAGCTACACATTCCTGAACTCTTGCAGCGCTTAAACGACGATCAGGTAAAAGAGGTGATTCTGGCGACAAATGCCAGTGTCGAAGGGGAATCAACCGCTTTATTCTTGCAGCGACAGATCAACGAAAATGTTGAGCATATTACCATTTCCCGCCTTGCCCGCGGCATACCGGTTGGTATCGACCTTGAGTACGCCGATCAAATCACCCTCAGTCACGCCCTGGAAGGAAGGCGAAAATTATGA
- the cysS gene encoding cysteine--tRNA ligase — protein MLILHNTPTKKDEVFKPLQKERVTLYTCGPTVYNAPHIGNWVAYIRWDILVRTLIANGYTVERVMNITDVGHLTGENDGDADQGEDKLQKGARREGTTAWEVAKRYTQEFLTGMHQLNLITPNHITKATDFIPQQIALIQTLKEKGYTYQIDDGIYFDTSKFPRYADFANLHLAALQAGARVSVNEQKRNVSDFALWKFSPKNEQRDMEWDTPSDITDDGKARKGFPGWHLECSAMAMDILGETIDIHTGGIDHIPVHHTNEIAQSEAATGKPFSRYWLHNNHLKSNGTKISKSLGNGYTLVDIAERGFSPLDFRMFILQSHYRSESNFTWENLEAAKRRLEHWQNVARLRWQTFDTLIDDDEKATNAASIHLIQAKQDVLNALNDDLNTPIALQIIDEVFSGVAKHSLADTQHQALVELLEMLDSLLGLELLANTPDIDDELKQLILERERAREHKDWQPADALRDQLTHQGITLSDTPHGVVWSHLPKPVRVE, from the coding sequence ATGCTCATTCTGCATAATACACCGACCAAAAAAGACGAGGTTTTTAAGCCGCTCCAAAAAGAGCGTGTAACGCTGTATACCTGTGGGCCCACCGTGTATAATGCGCCGCATATCGGCAACTGGGTGGCGTATATTCGCTGGGACATCCTTGTTCGCACCCTCATTGCTAATGGTTATACCGTCGAGCGGGTTATGAACATCACCGATGTCGGCCATTTAACCGGCGAAAATGATGGCGACGCCGATCAGGGTGAAGATAAACTACAAAAAGGCGCTCGACGCGAAGGTACTACCGCTTGGGAAGTGGCCAAACGTTACACCCAAGAATTCCTTACGGGCATGCATCAGCTTAACCTTATCACGCCCAACCACATCACCAAAGCCACCGACTTCATCCCGCAACAAATTGCGCTCATCCAAACGCTCAAAGAAAAGGGCTATACTTACCAAATAGATGATGGTATCTATTTTGATACCAGTAAATTCCCACGCTACGCTGATTTTGCTAACCTGCATTTAGCAGCCTTACAAGCTGGCGCACGGGTAAGCGTTAATGAGCAAAAACGAAATGTCAGTGATTTTGCTTTATGGAAATTTAGCCCGAAGAATGAACAGCGCGACATGGAATGGGACACGCCATCTGATATTACTGATGACGGTAAGGCTAGAAAAGGTTTTCCCGGCTGGCATCTTGAATGTTCGGCGATGGCGATGGATATTTTGGGTGAAACCATCGATATCCATACTGGCGGCATTGACCATATTCCGGTACATCACACCAATGAAATCGCTCAAAGCGAAGCTGCAACCGGCAAACCATTTTCGCGCTATTGGCTGCATAATAACCACTTAAAATCGAATGGCACAAAAATAAGCAAGAGTCTGGGTAACGGCTATACGCTCGTCGATATTGCAGAGCGCGGCTTTTCACCCCTCGACTTTCGGATGTTTATTTTGCAGAGTCATTACCGATCTGAGAGTAATTTCACCTGGGAAAATCTTGAAGCTGCCAAGCGACGACTTGAACACTGGCAGAATGTCGCCCGCTTGCGCTGGCAAACCTTTGATACGCTAATTGACGACGACGAAAAAGCCACAAATGCCGCCTCGATCCACCTTATTCAAGCGAAACAAGATGTCCTGAATGCGCTCAATGACGACCTCAACACGCCGATCGCCCTACAAATTATCGATGAAGTATTCTCTGGAGTTGCCAAGCATTCACTCGCTGACACACAGCATCAGGCGCTAGTAGAATTACTTGAAATGCTAGATTCTCTGCTCGGGCTTGAACTACTTGCCAACACACCTGATATCGATGACGAGTTGAAGCAACTTATTCTCGAACGCGAACGCGCCCGCGAACATAAAGACTGGCAGCCAGCCGACGCACTGCGCGACCAGCTTACGCATCAAGGCATTACCTTAAGCGACACCCCGCACGGCGTGGTATGGTCGCATCTGCCAAAACCGGTAAGGGTAGAATAG
- a CDS encoding DHH family phosphoesterase, producing the protein MKDSFTAAVTLIEKATHIVVVQAENPDGDSLGSSLALEEILGDLGKTVSLYCPVDIPKYLRYAPGWDRVGIDFPYNADLTIIVDTSSKTLLEKALAPENLGHITAHPVLVIDHHTTKSDLPFAHTAITDVAAVATGETIYDLAANAGWHINPQAAEHIAMSILSDSLGLTTEGTTAKSVMAIAKVIELGASISNLENRRREFMKKSPEILAYKGRLLERIEYYLDGQLAIVHIPWEEISQYSDQYNPSMLVIDEMRLVEGVRLAIAIKTYPDGKLTAKIRANADAKVAESVAGFFGGGGHPYAAGFRAYEAYDTIVPELIGAVDKILKDYDSHAHSA; encoded by the coding sequence ATGAAAGACTCGTTTACTGCTGCTGTTACATTGATTGAAAAGGCGACACACATTGTTGTCGTACAAGCCGAAAATCCAGATGGCGACAGCCTTGGATCAAGCTTGGCTCTCGAAGAAATTTTAGGTGACCTTGGAAAAACCGTTAGCTTATATTGCCCGGTTGATATTCCAAAATATTTACGTTACGCACCCGGGTGGGACAGAGTGGGAATTGACTTTCCTTATAACGCTGACTTGACCATTATCGTTGATACTAGCAGTAAAACACTGCTGGAAAAAGCTTTGGCGCCAGAAAATCTCGGTCATATTACGGCCCATCCCGTGCTCGTGATTGACCACCATACCACCAAAAGTGACCTGCCTTTTGCCCATACCGCTATTACAGACGTCGCGGCTGTCGCCACAGGTGAGACTATCTACGACCTAGCTGCCAACGCCGGCTGGCACATCAACCCTCAGGCGGCCGAGCATATTGCCATGTCAATTTTGTCGGACAGCTTAGGCCTCACCACCGAAGGTACGACCGCTAAAAGTGTCATGGCAATCGCAAAAGTTATTGAGCTTGGCGCATCGATTAGCAACCTCGAAAACCGACGCCGCGAGTTCATGAAAAAGTCACCCGAGATTTTAGCCTACAAAGGTCGCTTACTCGAACGAATTGAGTATTATCTTGATGGTCAATTGGCTATCGTGCATATTCCCTGGGAAGAAATCTCGCAGTACAGCGATCAGTACAACCCAAGCATGCTCGTTATTGACGAAATGCGATTGGTCGAAGGCGTTCGGCTAGCCATTGCCATTAAAACCTACCCCGACGGCAAGCTCACCGCTAAAATTCGCGCCAATGCCGACGCCAAAGTTGCCGAAAGCGTCGCTGGCTTCTTTGGCGGTGGCGGCCACCCATACGCTGCTGGTTTTCGCGCCTACGAAGCATATGATACAATCGTGCCAGAACTGATTGGTGCCGTCGATAAAATCTTGAAAGACTACGATAGTCATGCTCATTCTGCATAA
- a CDS encoding helix-turn-helix domain-containing protein, with the protein MKTVSSELPCVIAATKILGDKWTPQLIRQLANNGSMRFISLQRAVKGINPRTLSARLSYLEHEGVLIRKTYAEVPPRVEYSLTEKGKDLWPILAQMAEWGARHY; encoded by the coding sequence ATGAAAACTGTGTCCTCGGAATTACCTTGCGTGATAGCCGCCACCAAAATTTTGGGCGATAAATGGACGCCGCAACTTATCCGCCAACTGGCTAATAATGGCTCGATGCGGTTTATTTCATTGCAAAGAGCGGTGAAGGGCATTAATCCCCGGACGCTTTCGGCGCGGTTGTCATATCTTGAACATGAAGGCGTGCTGATCCGTAAAACCTACGCCGAGGTCCCGCCGCGTGTAGAATATTCCTTAACCGAAAAAGGCAAAGATCTTTGGCCAATATTAGCCCAAATGGCCGAATGGGGCGCACGACACTACTAG
- a CDS encoding YbaB/EbfC family nucleoid-associated protein has translation MFDQAKMVMKLKKAQKELSKEIIEVSAGDGAVVVQVNGELKLKKVKIDPARVDLDDIGELERWIEIAVRDATQRAQEVAAEKMKPLMGGLGNLGL, from the coding sequence ATGTTTGACCAAGCTAAAATGGTGATGAAATTAAAGAAGGCTCAAAAAGAGCTGTCGAAAGAGATTATTGAAGTATCTGCTGGCGACGGCGCAGTAGTGGTACAGGTAAATGGCGAATTAAAGCTCAAGAAAGTAAAAATCGACCCGGCACGGGTTGATCTTGACGATATTGGCGAGCTTGAACGCTGGATTGAAATTGCCGTTCGCGACGCTACCCAACGCGCCCAAGAGGTTGCCGCCGAAAAAATGAAGCCATTAATGGGTGGCTTGGGTAACCTAGGGCTCTAA
- a CDS encoding AI-2E family transporter — protein sequence MNTPRHVKIDIDTRTFVRFWLVVIAFVLALGLIYWARAALLTIGIAVFLALALNPPVSYISRRLPGKSRVGATALAYVAVVLFLVGFVFAVVPPVVEQTAKFIQTVPDVIKNLSGQTAFIDNFVDQYNLRDQYNDALKNAQDQAAHFASSLSGSFVNGVGIVFNAFTSTLIILVLTFFMLVEGPGWLSKIWGLYRDQERLERHQLLMHRMYGVVTGYVNGQLLVAATAAASAAITVLILSLIFNFSPSLAMTAAAFVFIGGLIPLFGPLIGGAIAAILISLNSVSAAIVFLIYFIVYQQIENNFISPTIQSRTVELSALMILAAITIGVSLFGILGGLISIPIAGCLRVLLMYYLEKNRQARLRDKKA from the coding sequence ATGAATACACCTCGCCACGTAAAAATAGATATTGATACTCGTACTTTTGTGCGGTTTTGGTTGGTGGTGATTGCATTTGTGCTGGCTCTCGGGTTAATTTATTGGGCCCGGGCAGCGCTGCTTACGATTGGCATTGCCGTCTTCTTGGCGCTCGCCTTAAATCCGCCGGTATCATATATCTCGCGGCGATTACCTGGTAAAAGCCGAGTCGGCGCTACGGCTCTTGCCTATGTTGCGGTAGTGCTTTTCTTGGTTGGGTTTGTGTTTGCGGTTGTGCCACCGGTGGTTGAACAAACCGCCAAGTTCATCCAAACTGTTCCCGATGTTATTAAAAATCTCAGTGGGCAAACGGCTTTCATTGATAATTTTGTCGATCAATACAACCTCCGTGACCAATACAACGACGCACTCAAGAACGCTCAGGATCAAGCGGCGCACTTTGCATCGTCGCTCAGTGGGTCGTTTGTCAATGGCGTCGGTATTGTGTTTAACGCCTTTACTTCTACCTTAATCATCTTGGTTCTGACCTTCTTCATGCTGGTTGAAGGCCCGGGTTGGTTGTCAAAAATCTGGGGATTATACCGAGATCAAGAGCGCCTTGAGCGACATCAGCTACTCATGCATCGTATGTACGGCGTGGTAACCGGTTACGTAAACGGTCAGCTGCTGGTGGCGGCCACGGCTGCTGCCAGTGCGGCCATAACAGTGCTGATTTTGAGCTTAATTTTCAATTTTTCACCAAGTCTGGCCATGACGGCTGCCGCGTTTGTGTTTATTGGCGGGTTAATTCCGTTGTTTGGCCCGCTGATTGGTGGCGCGATTGCCGCGATACTTATTAGCTTAAACAGTGTCAGCGCGGCTATTGTTTTCCTGATCTACTTCATCGTTTATCAGCAAATTGAAAACAATTTCATTTCGCCTACTATTCAATCGCGGACGGTTGAGCTTTCGGCTTTAATGATTTTAGCGGCGATTACTATTGGCGTGTCGCTATTTGGTATTTTGGGCGGGTTAATTTCTATTCCGATTGCCGGCTGTTTGCGGGTACTGCTGATGTACTATCTTGAAAAGAATCGCCAGGCTCGGTTGCGAGATAAAAAAGCTTAA